A section of the Quatrionicoccus australiensis genome encodes:
- a CDS encoding peptidoglycan DD-metalloendopeptidase family protein: protein MTRFFALVLPCLLLAGCFSQAPAPTVDRNSSPQSRASVAAQPSGPGYYTVKKGDTLYRIALENGQDYRDVATWNNITNPAAIKEGEVLRVIPPAAPGAVANTGAVVASPVVAGAVVEARSLDQPAASAPLVSAPLPAAAGSSAKREPRVGKEPYSDEAYARLNKLGVAEAPKAAETKPESKPEAAPAIPAGPDDVPWLWPSSAKLVGTFSEAGNKGYDFAGKAGDPVLAAGDGKVVYAGAGLRGYGELVIVKHNGTFLSAYAHNRKILVKEGQQVSRGQKIAEMGNTDADSVKLHFEIRKQGKPVDPAQYLPKR from the coding sequence ATGACACGATTTTTTGCCCTGGTTTTGCCTTGTCTGCTGCTGGCTGGCTGCTTTTCACAAGCGCCGGCGCCAACGGTCGACCGCAATTCAAGCCCACAATCGCGTGCGTCCGTTGCGGCCCAGCCCTCCGGGCCTGGCTACTACACGGTCAAGAAGGGCGATACGCTGTACCGGATCGCGCTCGAGAACGGTCAGGACTATCGCGATGTGGCGACCTGGAACAACATCACCAATCCGGCGGCGATCAAGGAGGGTGAGGTGTTGCGTGTGATTCCTCCGGCTGCGCCCGGCGCAGTGGCGAATACCGGTGCCGTGGTTGCCAGCCCGGTTGTTGCGGGCGCCGTCGTTGAGGCGCGTTCGCTGGATCAGCCGGCTGCCAGTGCCCCCCTCGTCAGTGCACCGCTTCCGGCGGCTGCCGGAAGTAGTGCCAAGCGCGAGCCGCGGGTTGGCAAGGAGCCGTATTCGGATGAGGCCTATGCCCGTCTGAACAAGCTCGGTGTTGCCGAGGCGCCAAAGGCTGCTGAAACCAAACCGGAGAGCAAACCGGAAGCCGCGCCTGCTATCCCGGCAGGTCCGGATGATGTGCCCTGGTTGTGGCCGTCATCGGCCAAGCTGGTCGGAACCTTCAGCGAGGCCGGCAACAAGGGCTACGATTTTGCCGGCAAGGCCGGCGATCCGGTGCTGGCGGCGGGCGACGGCAAGGTGGTCTACGCCGGGGCCGGTTTGCGTGGCTATGGCGAGCTGGTGATCGTCAAGCACAACGGAACCTTCCTGTCGGCTTACGCCCACAATCGCAAGATCTTGGTCAAGGAAGGGCAGCAAGTCAGTCGTGGCCAGAAGATTGCCGAAATGGGCAATACCGATGCCGATTCGGTCAAGCTGCACTTCGAAATCCGCAAGCAGGGCAAGCCGGTTGATCCGGCGCAATATCTGCCGAAAAGATGA
- a CDS encoding protein-L-isoaspartate(D-aspartate) O-methyltransferase: MTSQRTRARMIERLREKGIRHDAVLAAMAAVPRHVFVEEALASRAYEDTALPLGMGQTISQPYVVARMIELLLNGRPSLGKTLEVGAGCGYQAAVLAQLTNEVYAVERLGPLLEKAKANMRALQQFNVRLKHADGQLGLPEAGPFDSIIVAAAGLHVPPALLEQLALGGRLVLPVGTSEQYLSFIERTPQGYAETRLDAVRFVPLLAGTQ, translated from the coding sequence ATGACTTCGCAACGGACCCGGGCGCGCATGATCGAGCGTCTGCGCGAAAAGGGTATTCGTCACGACGCGGTGCTCGCCGCGATGGCGGCCGTGCCGCGCCATGTTTTTGTCGAAGAGGCCTTGGCCTCTCGCGCCTACGAAGATACGGCCCTGCCGCTCGGCATGGGGCAGACGATTTCCCAGCCCTATGTCGTGGCGCGGATGATCGAGTTGCTGCTCAATGGTCGCCCATCCCTGGGTAAAACGCTGGAAGTCGGTGCCGGCTGCGGTTATCAGGCCGCGGTGCTGGCGCAACTGACCAACGAGGTTTATGCCGTCGAACGTCTCGGCCCCTTGCTTGAGAAGGCCAAGGCCAACATGCGCGCCTTGCAGCAGTTCAATGTTCGTTTGAAGCATGCGGATGGTCAGCTGGGTTTGCCGGAGGCCGGGCCTTTTGACAGCATCATCGTCGCCGCTGCCGGCCTGCACGTGCCGCCGGCCTTGCTTGAGCAACTTGCGCTGGGCGGGCGGCTGGTCTTGCCAGTAGGTACGTCCGAGCAGTATCTTAGCTTCATCGAACGTACGCCTCAGGGATATGCTGAAACGCGGCTTGATGCCGTCCGCTTTGTCCCGCTTCTCGCAGGAACACAATGA
- the surE gene encoding 5'/3'-nucleotidase SurE, whose product MRILLSNDDGYFAPGLAALAEALAGLGEIVVVAPEQNRSGASNSLTLDRPLFLKQAASGFYFVNGTPTDCVHLAVTGMLDQLPDIIVSGINLGANMGDDTIYSGTVAAATEGYLLGIPSIAISLTSFEGNHFATAGQVARDLVERFIRNPVKEPVLLNVNVPDIPHADIKGMEVTRLGRRHKAEPVVKMLSPRNETVYWVGAAGAAADAGPGTDFGAVDRGFVSITPLQIDLTNTAQLPSIRHWMQ is encoded by the coding sequence ATGCGTATTCTGCTGAGTAATGACGACGGTTATTTTGCGCCCGGCCTGGCCGCGCTGGCCGAGGCGCTCGCCGGTCTCGGTGAGATCGTGGTTGTTGCTCCCGAGCAGAATCGCAGCGGGGCGAGTAATTCGCTGACCCTGGATCGGCCCTTGTTTTTGAAACAGGCCGCCAGTGGTTTTTATTTTGTGAATGGCACGCCGACTGATTGTGTGCATCTGGCTGTTACCGGCATGCTGGATCAATTACCGGATATTATTGTTTCCGGTATTAATCTTGGTGCCAATATGGGCGACGACACGATTTACTCGGGTACTGTTGCTGCGGCAACCGAAGGATATTTACTTGGTATTCCTTCAATAGCCATTTCACTTACCAGTTTTGAAGGTAATCACTTCGCCACTGCCGGGCAGGTTGCCCGTGATCTGGTTGAGCGCTTTATCCGCAATCCGGTTAAAGAGCCTGTATTACTGAATGTCAATGTGCCGGATATTCCCCATGCCGATATCAAGGGCATGGAAGTGACGCGTCTGGGGCGGCGCCACAAGGCGGAGCCGGTCGTCAAGATGCTTTCGCCGCGCAACGAGACGGTCTACTGGGTTGGTGCAGCAGGTGCGGCGGCTGATGCCGGGCCGGGTACCGACTTCGGTGCGGTCGACCGCGGTTTTGTCTCGATTACGCCCCTGCAGATCGACTTGACCAATACGGCCCAACTGCCGTCCATTCGCCACTGGATGCAATGA
- a CDS encoding H-NS histone family protein, with amino-acid sequence MQQQIPAELKRREAQEKNEILNEVRAFAKARGYAIEELLGKETKVKAVASSGNKVKVKYRHPENAELEWTGRGRKPKWVEAWLANGGNLENLLVG; translated from the coding sequence TTGCAGCAACAGATTCCCGCTGAATTGAAACGTCGGGAAGCCCAGGAAAAAAATGAAATCCTGAATGAAGTGCGTGCTTTCGCCAAGGCGCGGGGCTATGCAATCGAGGAATTGCTGGGCAAGGAAACCAAGGTCAAGGCGGTTGCTTCTTCTGGTAATAAAGTGAAAGTAAAGTACCGTCATCCGGAAAATGCCGAACTGGAATGGACCGGTCGTGGCCGCAAGCCGAAATGGGTCGAAGCCTGGCTTGCCAATGGCGGTAATCTCGAAAATCTGCTGGTAGGTTAA
- a CDS encoding MerR family transcriptional regulator: MEPRHKASGSDELPPIPAKRYFTIGEVSELCGVKPHVLRYWEQEFNQLKPVKRRGNRRYYQHHEVLLVRRIRELLYNQGFTISGARNRLDEGVAAAVPAPEKMDAQPMGNDLRRELLSVIEMLRL; this comes from the coding sequence ATGGAACCGCGGCATAAAGCATCCGGCAGCGACGAGCTGCCCCCTATTCCCGCCAAGCGCTATTTCACGATTGGCGAGGTCAGCGAGTTGTGTGGCGTCAAGCCGCACGTCTTGCGTTATTGGGAGCAGGAATTCAATCAGCTCAAGCCGGTAAAACGGCGGGGCAATCGTCGCTACTATCAGCACCATGAAGTTCTGCTGGTGCGCCGTATTCGCGAGCTTCTTTATAATCAGGGTTTTACGATCAGTGGTGCGCGTAATCGTCTTGATGAAGGTGTCGCGGCAGCTGTACCTGCGCCAGAAAAGATGGATGCCCAGCCGATGGGCAATGATCTGCGTCGCGAGTTGCTTTCAGTAATTGAGATGTTGCGGCTTTGA
- a CDS encoding integration host factor subunit alpha encodes MTLTKAELADLLFEKVGLNKREAKDMVEAFFEEIRNALETGDGVKLSGFGNFQLRDKPQRPGRNPKTGQEIPITARRVVTFHASQKLKSDVELACDGTAA; translated from the coding sequence ATGACGCTCACCAAAGCCGAGCTCGCTGATCTACTGTTCGAGAAAGTTGGCCTCAACAAGCGTGAGGCCAAGGACATGGTCGAGGCTTTTTTCGAAGAGATTCGTAATGCCCTGGAAACCGGTGATGGCGTCAAGCTTTCCGGTTTTGGAAACTTTCAGTTGCGCGACAAGCCGCAACGTCCCGGGCGTAATCCAAAAACCGGCCAGGAAATTCCCATTACGGCACGCCGTGTGGTGACCTTCCATGCCAGCCAGAAACTGAAGTCCGATGTCGAGCTCGCCTGTGATGGAACCGCGGCATAA
- the pheT gene encoding phenylalanine--tRNA ligase subunit beta, which produces MKFSESWLRTLVDTELSSEELSHLLTMAGLEVEGLEPVAPQFNDVVVAQVLEVVKHPDADRLNVCKVDTGRGEPTTIVCGAPNVAVGLRVPCALPGAKLPGDFIIKIAKVRGIESSGMLCSAKELGIAEEASGLLVLPADAPVGQSIREYLDLDDQQFELKLTPNRADCLSLTGVAREVAAIAGAQAKLIDVPEVAATIADQRAVVLDAPQACPLYFGRVLKGVNAKAPTPEWMKRRLERSGIRSISALVDVTNYVMLELGQPLHAFDNTRLEGVVHARMAKPEEKLLLLNEQTIAIDADILVIADDVKALAMAGIMGGEESGITLETGELFLESAFFSPKAIAGRARRYGFGSDASHRFERGVDFGGARRAIERATQLIIDICGGAAGPVSEASAEMPARKPVRLRTARACAVIGMVFSPEQIAGLFAGLGLPFVREGDDFLVIPPTWRFDIEIEEDLIEEIARLYGYDNIPAPAPRGNLKMMVQPEAQRPAARVRQLLVDRGYQEVVNFAFVEEAWEADFAANADLIRLANPIASQMAVMRSTLFGGLISNLVTNLKRKQSRVRLFETGRAFQRDVAAVPVAGFAQVWKLSGLAYGSALPEGWGSGSRKIDFFDVKGDLEALLAPAALRFEKLVHPALHPGRAARVLLDGREIGCLGELHPEWVQKYDLPFAPVVFELDFDAVKAAQVPVFSEVSKFPPVIRDLAVVVDQNIALQVLLDALKAQLPALVKDVQLFDVYVGKGVPENKKSLAFRIVMQDTQRTLLDSEVDAALQQLVSCLDQEFGAQLRA; this is translated from the coding sequence ATGAAATTCTCTGAATCCTGGCTGCGTACCCTGGTCGACACCGAGCTGTCGAGCGAGGAGCTTTCCCATCTGCTGACCATGGCCGGCCTTGAAGTCGAAGGCCTGGAGCCGGTTGCGCCCCAATTCAACGACGTCGTCGTCGCTCAGGTGCTCGAAGTGGTCAAGCATCCCGATGCCGATCGTCTGAACGTTTGCAAGGTCGATACCGGCCGCGGCGAGCCGACGACCATCGTCTGCGGCGCGCCGAATGTCGCCGTCGGTCTGCGTGTTCCGTGCGCCTTGCCCGGCGCCAAGCTGCCTGGCGATTTCATCATCAAGATCGCCAAGGTGCGCGGCATCGAATCGTCCGGCATGCTCTGCTCGGCCAAGGAACTCGGCATTGCCGAAGAGGCTTCGGGTTTGCTGGTGCTGCCGGCTGATGCCCCGGTGGGTCAGTCGATCCGCGAGTATCTCGATCTCGATGACCAGCAGTTTGAGCTCAAACTGACGCCGAATCGTGCCGACTGCCTGTCGTTGACCGGTGTGGCGCGCGAAGTGGCAGCCATTGCCGGCGCCCAGGCCAAGCTTATCGATGTGCCCGAAGTTGCTGCGACCATCGCCGATCAGCGTGCCGTCGTACTGGATGCGCCGCAAGCCTGCCCGCTTTATTTCGGTCGCGTCCTCAAGGGCGTTAACGCCAAGGCGCCGACCCCGGAATGGATGAAGCGTCGCCTCGAGCGCAGCGGCATCCGCTCGATTTCGGCGCTGGTCGATGTGACCAATTACGTGATGCTTGAACTTGGTCAGCCGTTGCATGCCTTTGACAACACCAGGCTGGAAGGTGTTGTGCATGCCCGCATGGCGAAGCCGGAAGAAAAGCTGTTGTTGCTGAACGAGCAAACCATCGCTATCGATGCCGATATCCTGGTCATTGCCGACGACGTCAAGGCGCTGGCCATGGCCGGCATCATGGGTGGCGAAGAGAGCGGTATCACGCTGGAAACCGGCGAGCTGTTCCTCGAGTCGGCCTTCTTTTCACCGAAGGCCATTGCCGGTCGGGCCCGTCGTTACGGCTTTGGCTCCGATGCCTCGCATCGTTTCGAGCGCGGCGTCGATTTCGGCGGTGCTCGCCGTGCCATCGAGCGTGCCACGCAGCTGATCATCGATATCTGTGGCGGTGCCGCTGGTCCGGTAAGCGAGGCCAGCGCCGAAATGCCGGCGCGCAAGCCGGTGCGTCTGCGCACGGCGCGTGCCTGTGCTGTGATCGGCATGGTTTTCTCCCCGGAGCAGATTGCCGGCTTGTTTGCTGGCTTGGGTTTGCCTTTTGTTCGCGAAGGTGACGATTTCCTGGTCATCCCGCCGACTTGGCGCTTCGATATCGAGATCGAGGAAGACCTGATCGAGGAAATCGCCCGTCTGTACGGCTACGACAATATTCCGGCTCCGGCGCCGCGCGGCAACCTGAAAATGATGGTGCAGCCCGAAGCCCAACGCCCGGCCGCTCGCGTTCGTCAATTGCTGGTTGATCGCGGCTATCAGGAAGTGGTGAATTTCGCCTTTGTCGAGGAAGCCTGGGAGGCTGATTTTGCTGCCAATGCCGATCTGATTCGTCTGGCCAATCCGATTGCCAGCCAGATGGCCGTCATGCGGTCGACGCTGTTTGGCGGCCTGATTTCGAATCTGGTGACCAATCTCAAGCGCAAGCAGAGTCGTGTTCGCTTGTTCGAGACCGGACGTGCGTTCCAGCGTGATGTGGCCGCTGTTCCGGTAGCCGGTTTTGCGCAAGTCTGGAAGTTGTCTGGCCTGGCCTACGGCAGCGCTCTGCCGGAAGGTTGGGGGAGCGGTTCGCGCAAGATTGATTTCTTCGATGTGAAGGGCGATCTGGAGGCGTTGTTGGCGCCGGCCGCCCTGCGCTTCGAGAAGTTGGTGCACCCGGCCTTGCATCCGGGGCGTGCGGCACGCGTTCTGCTTGATGGCCGCGAAATCGGTTGTCTGGGTGAGTTGCATCCGGAATGGGTGCAGAAATACGATTTGCCTTTTGCGCCTGTCGTGTTCGAACTCGATTTCGATGCAGTCAAGGCGGCACAGGTTCCGGTCTTTTCCGAGGTTTCCAAGTTCCCGCCGGTGATCCGCGATCTGGCTGTGGTGGTTGATCAAAATATTGCGTTGCAGGTCTTGCTCGATGCGCTCAAGGCGCAGTTGCCGGCGCTCGTAAAGGACGTTCAATTGTTCGATGTTTACGTCGGAAAGGGCGTTCCGGAAAACAAGAAAAGTCTTGCTTTCCGGATAGTTATGCAAGATACTCAACGCACTTTGCTAGATTCTGAAGTTGATGCTGCCCTGCAGCAACTGGTGTCCTGTCTTGATCAGGAATTCGGTGCTCAACTGCGTGCCTGA
- the pheS gene encoding phenylalanine--tRNA ligase subunit alpha, translating into MDNLDQIVSEARTAFAAISDPDALEQVKARFLGKSGQITELLKGLGKLPPEEKKTAGAAINVAKTAVEAALNERREAIRKAALEARLAEEALDVTLPGRAEARGGLHPVTRTLERIESLFRSIGFEVADGPEIEEDFFNFTAMNTPEDHPARSMHDTFYLQNPDGTVADKVLLRTHTSPIQARYMQAHVARYGQLEKMPEIRIIAPGRVYRVDSDATHSPMFNQVEGLWVGEGVSFADLKGVIADFLRSFFETDDLKVRFRPSFFPFTEPSAEIDVAFMSGPLEGRWLEIAGCGMVHPDVLRIAGIDPEKYTGFAFGFGQDRLTMLRYGVNDLRLFFEGDLRFLRQFA; encoded by the coding sequence ATGGACAATCTCGATCAAATCGTTAGCGAAGCCCGGACGGCGTTCGCTGCCATTTCTGACCCCGATGCGCTGGAGCAGGTAAAAGCCCGTTTCCTTGGCAAGAGCGGGCAGATCACCGAACTTCTCAAGGGCCTGGGCAAGCTGCCGCCGGAAGAGAAGAAAACTGCCGGTGCCGCGATCAACGTCGCCAAGACGGCGGTTGAAGCCGCGCTCAACGAGCGTCGCGAGGCCATTCGCAAGGCTGCGCTGGAAGCGCGCCTGGCCGAAGAGGCGCTCGATGTCACGCTGCCCGGTCGCGCTGAAGCGCGCGGTGGCTTGCATCCGGTGACGCGTACGCTGGAACGGATCGAGTCCCTGTTCCGTTCGATCGGTTTCGAAGTGGCCGATGGTCCCGAGATCGAGGAAGACTTTTTCAATTTCACGGCAATGAACACGCCCGAGGATCACCCGGCGCGTTCGATGCACGACACTTTTTACCTGCAGAACCCGGACGGCACGGTCGCCGACAAGGTGCTGCTGCGGACCCATACCAGCCCGATCCAGGCGCGCTACATGCAGGCGCATGTCGCCAGGTACGGTCAACTCGAAAAAATGCCCGAAATCCGCATCATTGCGCCGGGCCGCGTCTATCGTGTCGATTCCGATGCGACGCATTCGCCGATGTTCAATCAGGTCGAAGGTCTGTGGGTGGGCGAGGGGGTTTCGTTTGCCGACCTCAAGGGCGTGATTGCCGATTTCCTGCGCAGCTTCTTCGAGACCGATGATCTCAAGGTCCGCTTCCGTCCGTCTTTCTTCCCGTTTACCGAGCCTTCTGCCGAAATCGACGTCGCTTTCATGAGCGGTCCGCTCGAAGGCCGCTGGCTGGAAATTGCCGGTTGCGGCATGGTGCATCCGGATGTGCTGCGCATCGCCGGCATCGATCCGGAAAAATACACCGGCTTCGCCTTCGGCTTCGGTCAGGATCGTCTGACCATGCTGCGTTATGGCGTTAATGACCTGCGCCTCTTCTTTGAAGGCGACCTCCGTTTCCTGAGGCAATTCGCATGA
- the rplT gene encoding 50S ribosomal protein L20 produces MPRVKRGVTARARHKKILVQAKGYRGRRKNVYRIAKQAVMKAGQYQYRDRRQRKRQFRSLWIARINAAARELGMKYSTFMNGLKKANIEVDRKVLADLAVFDQPAFAALAAQAKAKLGA; encoded by the coding sequence ATGCCTAGAGTTAAACGTGGTGTAACGGCGCGCGCGCGTCACAAGAAGATTCTCGTTCAGGCCAAGGGTTACCGCGGTCGTCGCAAGAATGTATATCGCATCGCCAAACAGGCGGTGATGAAGGCTGGTCAATATCAGTACCGTGACCGTCGTCAACGCAAGCGTCAGTTCCGTTCCCTGTGGATCGCCCGTATCAATGCAGCAGCTCGCGAGCTGGGCATGAAGTACAGCACCTTCATGAACGGCCTGAAGAAGGCAAACATCGAAGTCGACCGCAAGGTCCTGGCCGATCTGGCTGTCTTTGATCAGCCGGCATTTGCTGCCCTGGCCGCACAAGCCAAGGCTAAGCTCGGCGCCTGA
- the rpmI gene encoding 50S ribosomal protein L35, whose translation MPKMKTKSSAKKRFSVRAGGSIKRGQAFKRHILTKKTTKVKRHLRGSVEVNARDTASVRAMMPYA comes from the coding sequence ATGCCCAAAATGAAGACCAAGAGCAGCGCCAAAAAGCGCTTTTCGGTCCGCGCTGGTGGTTCCATCAAGCGTGGTCAAGCCTTCAAGCGTCACATTCTGACCAAGAAGACCACCAAGGTGAAACGCCATCTGCGCGGTTCGGTTGAAGTTAACGCGCGCGATACGGCTTCTGTCCGCGCCATGATGCCCTACGCATAA
- the infC gene encoding translation initiation factor IF-3: MIDVFGGSTIAQNKAHRLNEEITVPEIRLQGLEGEQLGVISIRAALQMAEEAGVDLVEIAPMAKPPVCRIMDYGKFKYQEQKRAHEAKLKQKQVQVKEIKLRPGTDENDYQIKLRNMTRFLEEEDKVKVTLRFRGREMAHQEFGMRQLERIKNDLEAVGQVEQMPKMEGRQMIMIIGPAKKKIQ, translated from the coding sequence ATTATTGATGTTTTCGGGGGTTCTACCATAGCTCAGAACAAGGCGCATCGCCTCAACGAAGAAATTACGGTACCGGAGATTCGTCTCCAGGGTTTGGAAGGCGAGCAGCTGGGTGTGATCAGCATTCGCGCTGCCTTGCAGATGGCTGAAGAAGCTGGAGTTGATCTGGTTGAGATCGCACCGATGGCCAAGCCGCCGGTCTGTCGCATCATGGACTACGGCAAGTTCAAGTACCAGGAGCAGAAGCGCGCGCACGAGGCCAAGCTGAAGCAGAAGCAGGTTCAGGTCAAGGAAATCAAGCTGCGCCCGGGCACCGACGAAAACGATTACCAGATCAAGCTGCGCAACATGACGCGCTTCCTGGAAGAAGAAGACAAGGTCAAGGTGACTCTGCGCTTCCGTGGTCGCGAAATGGCGCACCAGGAATTCGGCATGCGTCAGCTTGAACGGATCAAGAACGATCTGGAGGCTGTTGGCCAGGTCGAGCAGATGCCGAAGATGGAAGGTCGCCAGATGATCATGATCATCGGGCCGGCCAAGAAAAAGATTCAGTAA
- the thrS gene encoding threonine--tRNA ligase, with protein sequence MPDIKLPDGSIRSFEQPVTIAEVAASIGAGLARAALGGKVNGELVDTSFLIEENVDLAIVTDKDPEGLELIRHSTAHLLAFAVKELFPEAQVTIGPVIENGFYYDFAYKRPFTPDDLVAIEKRMAELAKKDIPVSREVWSRDDAVNFFLGLGEKYKAELIGAIPADQQVSLYREGDFIDLCRGPHVPTTAKLKVFKLMKVAGAYWRGDHRNEQLQRIYGTAWAKKEDLDAYLHMLEEAEKRDHRRLGKQFDLFHMQDEAPGLVFWHPKGWAIWQEIEGYMRKVYRDNGYHEVRCPQILDKSLWEKSGHWEHYKDNMFTTSSENRDYAVKPMNCPGHVQVFNADLRSYRELPLRYGEFGSCHRNEPTGALHGLMRVRGFVQDDGHIFCTEDQIEAEVTAFNALVKKVYADFGFNDVAVKLALRPESRVGSDEVWDKAEEALRAGLRASGLEWTELPGEGAFYGPKIEFHIKDAIGRSWQCGTMQVDFSMPGRLGAEYVAADDTRKVPVMLHRAILGSLERFIGILIENFSGALPMWLAPTQAVVLNISEKQADYAAEVAQKLHRAGFRAEADLRNEKITYKIREHSLNRLPYQLVVGDKEKADGLVAVRTRGGQDLGQMSVDDLIKQLQNEVAARSGTA encoded by the coding sequence ATGCCTGATATCAAACTGCCTGATGGTTCCATCCGCTCCTTTGAACAGCCGGTAACGATCGCCGAAGTGGCGGCGAGTATCGGTGCTGGTCTGGCGCGTGCCGCGCTCGGCGGCAAGGTGAATGGTGAGCTGGTCGATACCTCCTTTCTGATCGAAGAAAATGTCGATCTGGCCATCGTGACCGACAAGGATCCGGAAGGGCTGGAGCTGATCCGTCACTCGACGGCGCACTTGCTGGCCTTTGCGGTCAAGGAGTTGTTCCCGGAAGCGCAGGTGACGATCGGTCCGGTCATCGAAAACGGCTTCTACTACGACTTCGCCTACAAGCGCCCGTTTACGCCGGATGACCTGGTTGCCATCGAAAAGCGCATGGCCGAACTGGCCAAGAAGGATATTCCGGTCAGTCGCGAAGTCTGGTCGCGCGACGATGCGGTCAACTTCTTCCTTGGTCTGGGTGAAAAATACAAAGCCGAGCTGATTGGTGCCATTCCGGCCGACCAACAGGTTTCGCTCTATCGTGAAGGTGATTTCATCGATCTTTGTCGTGGCCCGCACGTGCCGACCACGGCCAAGCTCAAGGTCTTCAAGCTGATGAAGGTGGCCGGTGCCTACTGGCGCGGCGATCATCGCAACGAACAACTGCAGCGCATCTACGGCACGGCCTGGGCGAAGAAGGAAGATCTCGATGCCTATCTGCACATGCTGGAAGAGGCCGAGAAGCGCGACCACCGCCGTCTGGGCAAGCAGTTCGACCTGTTCCACATGCAGGACGAGGCGCCGGGTCTGGTCTTCTGGCACCCCAAGGGTTGGGCGATCTGGCAGGAAATCGAGGGTTACATGCGCAAGGTTTACCGCGATAACGGTTACCACGAAGTGCGCTGCCCGCAGATCCTTGACAAGTCGCTGTGGGAAAAGTCGGGCCACTGGGAACATTACAAGGACAATATGTTCACGACCTCGTCGGAAAATCGCGATTACGCGGTCAAGCCGATGAACTGTCCGGGTCATGTGCAGGTCTTCAATGCCGATCTGCGCTCCTATCGCGAACTGCCGCTGCGCTACGGCGAATTCGGTTCCTGTCATCGCAACGAGCCGACTGGTGCCTTGCATGGTCTGATGCGTGTGCGCGGCTTCGTTCAGGATGATGGTCATATCTTCTGCACGGAAGATCAGATTGAAGCCGAAGTGACGGCCTTCAATGCGCTGGTCAAGAAGGTTTATGCCGACTTCGGCTTCAACGATGTTGCCGTCAAGCTGGCACTGCGTCCGGAGAGCCGTGTGGGTAGCGACGAGGTGTGGGACAAGGCGGAAGAGGCACTGCGCGCCGGTCTGCGCGCCTCCGGTCTGGAGTGGACGGAGTTGCCGGGCGAGGGGGCTTTCTATGGTCCGAAGATCGAATTTCACATCAAGGATGCGATCGGTCGTTCCTGGCAGTGCGGCACGATGCAGGTCGATTTCTCGATGCCGGGTCGTCTCGGTGCCGAATATGTCGCGGCTGACGATACGCGCAAGGTACCGGTCATGTTGCACCGTGCCATCCTGGGGTCGCTTGAGCGCTTCATCGGCATCCTGATCGAAAACTTCTCCGGTGCGCTGCCGATGTGGTTGGCGCCGACGCAGGCGGTGGTACTGAATATTTCCGAAAAGCAGGCCGATTACGCTGCCGAAGTCGCGCAAAAGCTACACCGGGCGGGCTTCCGCGCTGAAGCAGATTTGCGTAACGAGAAGATAACCTATAAAATCCGCGAACATAGCTTGAACCGGCTGCCTTATCAGCTCGTTGTGGGCGATAAGGAAAAGGCGGACGGACTGGTGGCCGTGCGGACTCGCGGTGGTCAGGATCTCGGACAGATGTCCGTGGATGATCTGATCAAGCAGCTTCAAAACGAAGTTGCGGCGCGTAGTGGCACGGCTTAA
- a CDS encoding SlyX family protein, which translates to MESRITDLEIKISYTEDLVDELNRIVYRQQQQIDLLANEIKNLREQMQSAQPNETRSLRDELPPHY; encoded by the coding sequence GTGGAATCCAGAATCACCGATCTTGAGATCAAGATCAGCTATACCGAAGACCTCGTCGATGAACTGAACCGCATCGTCTATCGCCAGCAACAGCAGATCGACCTGCTCGCCAACGAGATCAAGAACCTGCGCGAACAGATGCAATCGGCCCAGCCCAACGAGACGCGCAGCCTGCGCGACGAACTGCCACCGCACTACTGA